A window of bacterium genomic DNA:
TCAGTTCACGCATGCGCCCTTCCAGGGTGTCGGGCGGCGCCTCCCATGTGCTCTCATCCACGCTGACCACGTCGCCCACCTCATCGACAAGCAGGCTATGGACCGTCTCGGCATCACGGATGACCACGTTCATGGGCGCCTTGGAATCGTCCCGATCCGGCATCTCCAGGCGCCGGCGCAGGTCGATGGCCGTCACGATCTGGCCTCGCAGATTGATCAGGCCGCTGACCACCCGGGGCGCCATGGGCACGGGTGTCATCGACTGGAAGCGGTTCACCTCCTGAACGATCTTGACATCCACGCCGAAGAAGAACCCATTGAGGTAGAAGGTGCAGACCTGTTGTTGCTCAGCCATGTCGCTACTCCAACTTCATCGTGACTTCCATCACGAAGCGATGCTTGCCGATTTCGAAGGGGATGACCATGACCGGGACATCTCCCTTGTGTC
This region includes:
- a CDS encoding chemotaxis protein CheW, with the protein product MAEQQQVCTFYLNGFFFGVDVKIVQEVNRFQSMTPVPMAPRVVSGLINLRGQIVTAIDLRRRLEMPDRDDSKAPMNVVIRDAETVHSLLVDEVGDVVSVDESTWEAPPDTLEGRMRELITGTHKLENQLLLLLDVKNLTQLDGADAKLRDLG